The sequence cacctccttgtcctctccttggattaatgatgaactattgcttcagaaacccgctaccatagttcatttctcgagaatcttgcaatgtcatttcgtcgatttgtgttgcaccttttcctctcggaccccctgaatctgaggtatcatgacaccaattggatatgaatctcggtcagatatgatggttgggacaactttccgagaattatgatgttgatcctttggtgacccggtaacctgatgtcatgcctagcaccccccccccggctggaggacctatctttataatttcttttgcaagataaccattcttcctggaggaaattgtaagacttatcctacaagttgttcctaatggatctttcctatatccaaagtctggcccttgattgaaacaaacaacatgtcaatgctatctcgaagcatgtctgtggtactccgattttcaacaagaacatttgaagcccaatgctaaatgtttcctgctcaattatccaaacaccgatgtatgggtaatgtcatgaaaattctctcccctacctaaggagttttctacattatatcctgtcatggatatcatgctttgcttatccttgggaaggatatacccctgaaatatgtgtttaaacatatttccattccattgttctatttgatctgatgatcaccttttcctttccattgttttgtttaacctttcttgtggtctatatgatctaagcagtaatgttctcctgcttatgtaaacacctcggtgtacaactctgcagcaagaccctgttactattgttgaaaacattccggtaaccaccgatggacgagaactttgcctattggcccgcctcgttcaacgagcaggaaaatggttctcttcgtccctcgcccttggtatcgatgttgttgccgacatatctgacaggctaccctttgacacaccttactatcatgaccgtgcaaaatgccggcccccttcctactttcaaccacatggtgggcccataacccacagttccacaggatcgaaacctgactctcctgcacccctgttactaaagctaatcctcacgcttggcttcgtatgaaagatcacgagccaccttcctgttgatctattctggtatcagacgcaatactcaatctcattgctctggacccctttcgcatgttgtttcagacatcgaactatggcctatccgtttgaaacttctcatggtaccttcttactttactctcgatattttcttaagttcaattcgagagttacttcctaccccattccccgatgttatctaccaaatagtcaaccttgccgaggcccgttctcccggaatactccccctttattctttcgttagtacgatggagtttccgaagaaaggatgccgacttcatcttaatgacctgaagcagaaaaatgaagacatcaatgtaatggatcgaccacttcgagaagagcaaccaagaccgagaagactcgttaggtttttcgctaccaacaccttcgccccttactccaccgcttaaatctcgggacgagatttcttgtagtggaggagaattgtgacgcccgggtacttaagctacagtgaacctctactaacgatgccacgtcacctcgattacagtGGCTAATCTCGCGTCAGATCAAAAtccagttcaaatttcaaatttagaataaaggcaatttccaaatattaaaacaaaaatgttcagggtgagccaaataatgcataagtaaatatggcGGAGGAactacacttttataaaatgttaaagtgaactaaactaattaaaacagtagctaaaaccattaattaaatgcctttcgtATTTTGTAGaatattaaactatattattttgggatgaaacATTTTTGTGGTTGTGCCATAAATTGTAACaacaatttaggtgccactttggtattttattgaaactaaaataaattggaagttaaaagaaaagaaaataaataaaagaaaggaaaacaaaaaaaaaccgaAGACTAACAAAAAGGAAACGGAGCCCCCCCCTCCCACTGGGTCGTGGCCCAAACGGCCTTGGCCCACCAGGCAACCAcctaggccggcccaccccactccccataTCCTCCCCGTCGGCCGAAACCCTAGGGCAACCACTCCACTCCCCCCCACgccactccctctcccctcccgatccaatcgggatcgaggCAAAAACTCCCccccccgatccaatctggatcgggacgAGACCCCCGCTCCCCTCGCTCCTTCCCCTCCTCTGCCCGATGGGATTGGGGCACGGCGCCCCGTCCCCATCTCCCTGTCGCGTCGACCACGCCCCACGGCGCCCCACGCCGGTGCCACCGCCACGGCGCCGCCCGGTCATCGACGCCCGGaacgccccgccgcctcgacgcagcgcccctgcctcgggtcgtcatccacccgtcgcctcgccggcgccgcccgtcatcaccgccacctcgtcgcgcgtccccatcctcctcctcgccggaccaccTCACCGGAgcacgcgccgcctcgccggactcccCCACCGGTCTGCTCCCACGCCAACGACGTCCCCGTCCTCCCCCACGAGtcccgctgccccgtccctactcCTCGATGTGAGCACGCgccccactcctctctctccctcgcccgcgaCCGCGCGAGCCCCGCCATGGCCACCCCTTGGCCGTCCCCTGCCGTTGCTCTCCCTTCCCCCCTGACCTCTCCTCTCACACCCGCGCGCACCCCGCAGCCCACCTCACGCGGCGGCCTGTGCGCCCCCGCCCGCGCCAAGCGCCGCTGCCGGCCGCGCCGTTCGCACCCGGCCGCGCCGACCCACATCTGCCCCGCGGCCACCCTGCCGACCACCACGCCACCACCCTGGCCGGCGCCCCACCGTGCCCCGgtggcctcgcctcgcctccccgatCGGGCTCGGCCCTGGTCGGGTGCGCCCATAAGCGCACTGCTGGCGCCCGCGCCCGCTAAGGCCATAGGCCACTGACacgggggccccagccccagaacggttttaagaaaaaaaagaagaaaagaaaaaaaagaaaaggaattaaaaaaataaaataaaaataaaaaaaagaatatattaaataaataaataaataataactaaaataattaaaatattaattaactaattaagtaattaattaagtaattaattctgattaattaaccctaatcactaattaacctaattaactaatgttaattaactctgattaggttaattagatattagagaatgacatgcgggacccacctgtcagggttgactcggtcaaccctgttgactgatgatgtcagcatgacatcatgctgatgtcataaaagcattttcgaaattaattaaataattaattaaattcctgaaattaataaaatcttttaaaaatcatatcttttaatccgtaatccggattaaaatattttcaacatgaaagttgctcagaacgacgtgacgaatccggatacgcagtccgttcgtccaccacacgcctctaacctatcgaacctgcaaactttcctctccggttcatctgtctgacagacgtccggaaccgggaaaacttccccggatgtttttcccccctaACCAGTacccctcataccacgttagggcacgcctagcatcgcttcttgacatgtcatgcatcgatatgcatctgtttacttgtattcattgtttcttccccctcttctctccggtagactacgagaccgacgctgctgctggccagttcgactacggtgttgacgacccctctctcttgccagagcaaccaggcaagcccccccccttgatcaccagatatcgcctattcttctctatactgcttgcattagagtagtgtagcatgttactgctttccgttgatcctattctgatgcatagcctgacattgttgctacacccgttgataccttacctgcaatcctaaatacttagtataggatgctagtttatcattgttGGCCCTACCTtcgtgtcagtctgccttgctataatatcgggccgtgatcacttgggaggtgatcacgggtatatactatacatacatacatactatacagatggtgactaaagtcgggtcagctcattgagtacccgaagtgattctgacgagggggctgaaaggacaggtggctccatcccggtagaggtgggcctgggttcccgacggcccccgactgttacttgtggcggagcgacagggcaggttgagaccacctaggagacaggtgggcctggccctgttcggcgttcgcggatacttaacacgcttaacgagatcttggtatttgatctgagtctggctacgagcctatacgcactaaccatctacgtgggagtagttatgggtatcccgacgtcgtggtatcagccgaagcacttcagacgtcagcgacggagcggcgcgcgccgaattggactggaacgccactaggctaggtctgctttcggccgcccacgcaacgtgcaggtgtgctcagggcgatgggcccagacccctgcgcgcttaggtttagaccggcgtgctggcctctctgttgtgcctaggtggggctgcgacgtgttgatcttccgcggccgggcatgacccaggaaagtgtgtccggccaaatgggatcgagcgtgtttggctatgtggtgcacccctgcagggaagtttaatctattcgaatagccgtgatcttcggtaacaggacgacttggagttgtaccttgaccttatgacaactagaaccggatacttaataaaacacacccttccaagtgccagatacaaccggtggtcgctctacctcagggaaatgaggagaggatcgccgggtaggattatgctatgagatgttacttggagatgctacttggaggacttcaatctactctcttatacttgatgcaagacgaaggtgaccagaagcgtagtcttcgacaggattagttacccccctcttattctggcattctgcagttcagtccactgatatggcctccttacacatatacccatgcatatgtagtgtagttccttgcttgcgagtactttggatgagtactcacggttgcttccttccccctttttcccctttcctttctttctggttgtcgcaaccagatgctggagtccagaagccagacgccaccgtcgacgatgacccctactacaccggaggtgcctactactacgtgcagcccgctgacgacgaccaggagtagttaggaggatcccaggcaggaggcctgcgcctctttcgatctgtatcccagtttgtgctagccttcttaaggcaaacttgtttaacttatgtctgtactcagatattgttgcttccgctgactcgtctatgatcgagcacttgtattcgagccctcgaggcccctggcttgtattatgatgcttgtatgacttattttatttgtagagttgtgttgtgatatcctcccgtgagtccctgatcttgatcgtacacatttgcgtgcatgattagtgtacgattgaatcgggggcgtcacactctttgttgcatgttgagggattgttatatgatctatctatgttattattttttagagaacttgcactggtgaaagtatgaaccctatgccttgtttcctatcattgcaataccgtttacgctcacttttatcattaattaccttgctgtttttatattttcagattataaaaacctatatctaccatccatattgcacttgtataaccatctcttcgccgaactagtgcacctatacaatttaccattgtattgggtgtgttggggacactagagactcttttatttggttgcagggttgcttgagagagaccatcttcatcctacgcctcccacggattgataaaccttaggtcatccacttgagggaaatttgctactgtcctacaaacctgtgcacttgcaggcccaacaacgtctacaagaagaaggttgtgtagtagacatcaagctcttttctggcgccattgccggggaggctagttaagcggcactcacaccccgtcaactaagctcttttctggcaccgttgccggggaagtgagtgcttgaaggtatatctttagatcttgcaatcgaatctttttgtttcttgttttatcactagtttagtttataaaataaaactacaaaaaatggaattgagtttgccgcatacgcttcatctttttaatatctttcgtaagtatgatgaaaaggaaaattgtgctcaagtgctagaagaagaatgcattaaaatgtttggtactagatctttgtgtgatgagcatgattgcaatgttgttagtatgaaatctatgaatatccatgatgctaatgatatgcaaagctacaagcttggggaagctatgtttgatgaagatgctattttttgtcccccaagttttgatgagaatatttattatgttgaaagcatgcctcctatttatgatgattatattgatgaaagtgggtttggaagagtgtcaactttaggaagtaatgatcccactattttggaggatgttgaatattattgtgataattatgaaagtggatttggagaggtcctgactttatttagtgatgattccactatcttggaagaggtttcaatcgattatgataagaacaaagttgctacttatgatgattattgtgataaaacttatgctataaaaattagtggtgattatatttataaaacttgtcatgattatgattaccctttttctgaacattactcttttaatgtggaaacattttatagtattcaagtctcttatgatactcccactattccgaatgagaacaattttgcttatgtggagagtagtaaattttctatgcttgtagatcatgaaaagaatgctttaggttctggttatattgttgaattcgttcatgatgctactcaaaattattatgagggaggaacatatgcttgtaggaattgcaataatatcaagtttcctctctatgtgttgaaaatcttgaagctatgcttgttttgccttcctaagctagttgattattgttcccataagttgtttgatcaaaaaatccctatgcataggaagtgggttagacttaaatgtgcttgtcatatgcttcatgatgctcccgttatgtttcaatccttatcttttatgtcagcatcattgtcatcatcatgcctagctaaaaaggcattaaagaaaagcgcttgttgggagacaacccaacatttacctttactgtttttgtgtgtacacatgattatgacactatagtaatcatgttttatagcttttgtttcaataaagtgccaagtaagacctttaggatggcttttggtgatagttgtgttgatcctgctgagaatcagaaacttttgtaaccagtaaattagttttgttaatttacAAAAACGTGACTtttatctgattcttttttctatggattggtactcaaatttcttaggacttcctaatttggtagaatttttggagttgcagaagtatacgtttgatacatattactacaaactgttctgtttttgacagattctgttttctatgtgttgtttgcttattttgatgaatctatgagtagtatcagagggtatgaaccataggtaAGTTGGagtacaatagatattacaccaatatgaatttagaatgagttcattacaatacctaggtggttgttttattttcttatactaacggagcttacgagttttctgttgagttttgtgttgtgaagttttcaagttttggataaggattcgatggactatggaataaggagtggcaagaccctaagattggggatgcccaaggcaccccaaggtaatattcaaggacaaccaagagcctaagctttgggatgccccggatggcatcccccctttcgtctccgttcatcggtaactttacttggagctatatttttattcaccacatgatatgtgttttgcttggagcatcattttctcttgttagtatttgctttctgctATTTAGGtttatgttttgcatctttattttcaataaaaatgtcaaggatagcctttaccatgcttattttgctagtatacatgttgctgtttgaaaacagaaagtttaccgctgttgaaaaaattccctagaaaagtcagagaatgatataatgatgaaaccttttgcataatgagctctgataaatttactacagtgggaactttatctcataatttttggagttagggaagtattgatactcctgcattctttacaaactatattgttttggcagattgctgttatggttgcattgtttgcatatgtttgcttgtttaatgattctatttgaggataggagtattaaatatgcagaggaatttagtatgcaatgttgaataataattttagtgatttgttacagtagaaaatgataaggttttgcattggtttatactaacctatctcacgagttcttgttgagtttggtgtggatgaagcttttgataaaaagagaaaccatgatatgagaagaattaaggagacacaacagttcaagcttggggatgcccaaggcaccccaagataatatttcaagaagtatcaagcatctaagcttggggatgccccggtaggcatcccacctttcttcttcaacaactatcggttagtatcggttgagcctaagtttttgcttcttcacatgatttgtgctatccttgcaatgtcattttattttgttttgcttgctgtttgaatacaataccaagatatgaaattgtttaatgagagagagtcttcacatagtttcatatttagctactcattgatcttcacttatatctttttggagtagtttttctttcactcgtgtgcttcacttatatcctatgagtaaattgttgaatgagttgattgtcataaatctgaaattttatatgtctcatttgcttaccccatggggagtaatgacttcacatctaagaagtagaggttgtaaatttattgaaggttagcaagcattgtattgatcatttgaacaattcatgaaagaatattgaaggaagagagattccacatataaatacactatcctagacatcttttataattgggagcactcatttggtatgacatgccaaagagttgatgttggacaaggaagacaacataatgggttatgttttctcacatctcagttaaagtatattgtcatggatcattcaaacatgttgagcttgcctttccctctcatgctagccaaattccttgcaccaagtagagatactacttgtgcttccaaatatccttaaaaccagttttgccatgagattccatcatacctacctatggattgagtaagatccttcaagtcagttgtcattggtgcaagcaataaaaattgctctctaattatgtatgatcttttggtgtgaagaaaatagctttatacgatcttgttatggaagcaataaaagcgacggactgcataataaaggtccatatacaagtggcaatataaagtgacgctcattcgcattaagattttgtgcatccgaccataaaagcgcatgacaacctctgcttccctctgcgaagggcctatcttttactttatgtcttttacttcatgcaagagtcaaggtgatcttcacctttccctttttcattttatcctttggcaagcacctcgtgttggaaagatcctgatatatatatccaattggatgtaagttagcatgaactattattgttgacatcacccaaaggtgaatacgttcggaggcaacactataagcccctatctttcccagtgtccgattaaaattccataaccattagtattgcgtgagtgttagcaattgtagaacactatatgatagttgagtatgtggagtttgctattcctgaaaataagatgaattgtaattgtttgatgaatgagtatgaagtttgctagttttcaagaaagtttatggtctatgctttaacatgagaattgcttgttgcttgttcgtgagaagttttatgagatgaaccaATGTTATGacatcatgctagaaaaggtgattgaatttatcattgatcaaacttgtgcacctactgtcggatttcgggttccggcagacccttgaggttcgaacactagggtgcgcgcggagattcaaccctctgcctGCCTGTTCCTCGCCAAATCGCTAGGATCTAGactaccaaacagaacaacacaagaggcacaagatttatactggttcaggccaccattgtggtgtaataccctactctagtgtgtggtgtggtggattgcctcttgggctgatgatgaacaatacaaggaagaacagcctcacgagggtctgttcttggctggtgctacTTGGTTCTGGCTCTTGGATTCTCGATCTCGTCTCTAGATCTCTAGATGTCTAGATGTCTAGATGTCTCTTccccgggggtggctagtcctatttataggcaaaggccctgggcctcttcccaaatattgagcgggaagggcgccaacaattggccattttgaaggggaacaacgggtacacttatcctgactaaagttggtcctcgcctgtcaaaggctttggtggtgacgcctgcttgggctccacaatgacttcctccctgccgttgggctggtcttggtctcgttgcaccaaaatggatgcctttgcttgatgcccttgcctgcgcttgctccctttgcaccaaagaggaaaggaggacactaccgcgggctggcgcccgactggcgcccttggtcgtcatggcttgcgtcatgggcacctcgcgaggtatcccgccttgaactctccgcctcctcgcgagcccacctgaggaggccgtgcctgaggaagctccttgtcatccggcccgcgaggcttggtccctcgcgagggtcttgagtttgtgttgatgaagatgggctgtgttgggcctcctttgagccacgccgcaggccgcaggcaggcaagtctggggacccccattcccagaacgccgacagtagcccccgggcccacgacgcgcccggacttggccgagcagagaggcgaaagggcaagtgcgaagcgtcgcgggccctaacagcctgcggccttgagagccgcgtggcggttgattggacgtgggcggcactgttcccccacgcctccttattttgtgCCTTGCTAGGAGGACTCGCTGCCGCACACAGCCACTTCCCCTTCTGCTGCTTGAGCGCTCCCTGTCCTTTCTTCTCTCGAACTCCAGCTTCCatatccaatccaatctcgaaccttcccccaTCCCCTTCCTGCCGTCATGGCTCCGCCgaggaagggaaaagggaagaagcccgtgccgccgcctcgcccgtcATCGACGGCGGCCCCCGCCGTCGATTGGCCGGTCATAATCAATCAAGAAGGCCTGGGCAAGGTCAGCTcagccctggccaccatcttcaacgagtgcgggaggacgacggcctggcccgcgtcttgCTTCTCCGTTGACAGGATTCCCACCGAGGTCCGGTACTTCGCCGACGCCCTATTggcgggactggttccccccttctctgatttcttcaacgccgtgctttcccattatcagatccatatgatacATCTGGGTCCTAAATCCATCACCCTTCTCGCGGTATTTGCCTTCgtttgcgaggcaatgatgggcatccttccttcggtcgccttgctgcgccacttcttctctttgcgccttgtcgaccccacccaatgttcggggtgcgtgagcttcattgctgCGCCTGAGACAGCGGCTTCTAGAATTGACTTCAGTCTTCCTCCGCCCGTGCCTGGGtttcgcgagcggtggctgtatgtggacgtaggggtgcccagccccctgctgacgGAGCCATCTTCACCTGCTGTCCCCAACTCAGGCTGGGGCCAGGGGacgctcgcgagcccccggctTGCCTTCGTCTGGCGTCGCTTCGAGTTCCTGAGGGAGCTTggcgtgacggcgcccaaggttgTGAAGGAGTTCTTGCTACGCCGCGTCGCCCCTCTCCAGCGCCGTTCTCATcgaatgtgggccttcagcggtcgTGGGGACCGTAtgcggctccaggaagaggacctgacgcctgaagcgctgaggaaggtgctcttggtcttgactggggatCCTTCCCTCGGCGGCATCCGTCAAgggggggccttgctgtacctcttcTCGAACAGAGGTGACTTCGTGAGCCAAATGCCcatcttcgacgaatgggggccaCGCCCTGCTGGCCTctaggggcctcgcgagaacccagtggtggtggtcGCCCTTAAAGCCGTCtggggcgactcttcctcaagtggcggggCAGGGAGGCATGAGCCTCCGGAGGCCGAGGGTGCCCCCGCCGAGGCGACAGCACTGGGCGGCACTCATGAGGGAGCGGCTCCCGAGGCCCGTGCTGCCACAGTTGAGGGTGGCGAGCGGCCACTCGCAGTGCCTGCGGCTGAGGCTCCCGAGGCCCCAGCCGCTCTTCTTGGTGAGGCGACCGGCAGCGCGCATCGGGCGGACGCCCCCGACGCGAGTCGCCTTGATGCTTCTTCCTCGTTGCAagctgacccctgcgctcaactcttgggtcgcttccgtgtggactttgaggccctccggaagagacgGGAGGCCCTAGGCGATGATTACCCTTGCCGCCTGCTGAAgtgtaggaagtacttcgccatcgatg comes from Triticum aestivum cultivar Chinese Spring chromosome 5B, IWGSC CS RefSeq v2.1, whole genome shotgun sequence and encodes:
- the LOC123115894 gene encoding proline-rich receptor-like protein kinase PERK2, which produces MGLGHGAPSPSPCRVDHAPRRPTPVPPPRRRPVIDARNAPPPRRSAPASGRHPPVASPAPPVITATSSRVPILLLAGPPHRSTRRLAGLPHRSAPTPTTSPSSPTSPAAPSLLLDMLESRSQTPPSTMTPTTPEVPTTTCSPLTTTRSS